From the genome of Papaver somniferum cultivar HN1 chromosome 2, ASM357369v1, whole genome shotgun sequence, one region includes:
- the LOC113351000 gene encoding codeine O-demethylase-like, with protein sequence METLKPVKLGSSLIVPNGQELAKQSLEEIYVRNNQDTLITDLSSLSLIDQTVPVIDLQKLLSPEPVRTGDLELDKLHSACKEWGFFQVVNHGVDILLVEKVKSEIQGFFNLPMDEKKKLWQEEGDMEGFGQFVVQSENQKIDYWGDMFFMLNLPQHSGPLANNVGH encoded by the exons ATGGAGACACTAAAACCAGTGAAGCTAGGGAGTTCTTTGATTGTACCTAATGGTCAGGAACTGGCCAAACAATCGCTTGAAGAAATATACGTACGCAATAATCAGGACACGTTGATCACTGACCTCTCTAGTCTGTCTTTGATAGATCAAACAGTACCTGTTATTGATTTGCAGAAATTACTTTCTCCAGAGCCAGTACGCACTGGAGACTTGGAATTGGACAAGCTTCACTCTGCTTGCAAAGAATGGGGTTTCTTTCAG GTGGTAAACCATGGAGTTGACATTTTATTGGTAGAGAAAGTGAAATCAGAAATTCAAGGTTTCTTCAATCTCCCAATGGATGAGAAAAAGAAACTTTGGCAGGAAGAAGGAGATATGGAAGGATTTGGACAATTCGTTGTTCAGTCAGAAAACCAAAAGATTGATTACTGGGGAGATATGTTTTTCATGCTCAATCTTCCCCAGCATAGCGGGCCATTGGCCAATAATGTTGGCCATTGA
- the LOC113347643 gene encoding codeine O-demethylase-like → MEAPKLVNFGSSLFVPSVHELVKQSPGEVPARYIRDDLEPLTDLSGVSMLDQTIPVIDLKNLLSPEPIIGDSELEKLHSACKEWGFFQVVNHGVDFLLVEKVKSEIEGFFNLPMDEKKKFWQVEGDLEGFGQAFVHSEGQKLDWADMFFVFTLPHYMRKPRLFPELLLPLRETMESYSLEMNELGKGLVKSMEKALQMETNIMAELFEGGGQAMRLTYYPPCSQPENVIGLTPHSDAAGLTILLQLNEVNGLQIKKENSWVPIKPLPDAFVVNIGDTLEIMSNGIYRSVEHRATINLTKERLSVATFQSPKLDADIGPILNKITPEKPALFRTIGHLDYLKKYVSAKLEGKSLLESMRIGECDKDNRDT, encoded by the exons ATGGAGGCACCAAAACTGGTAAACTTTGGTAGTTCTTTGTTTGTACCTAGCGTTCACGAATTGGTGAAACAATCGCCTGGGGAAGTCCCAGCACGATACATACGAGATGATCTGGAGCCGTTGACTGACCTCTCTGGTGTGTCTATGCTTGATCAAACCATACCTGTCATTGATTTGAAGAATTTACTTTCTCCAGAACCCATCATTGGGGACTCAGAATTGGAAAAGCTTCACTCTGCTTGCAAAGAATGGGGTTTCTTTCAG GTGGTAAACCATGGAGTTGACTTTCTATTGGTGGAGAAAGTGAAATCGGAAATTGAAGGTTTCTTCAACCTCCCTATGGATGAGAAAAAGAAATTTTGGCAGGTAGAAGGAGATTTGGAAGGATTTGGGCAAGCTTTTGTTCATTCAGAAGGCCAAAAGCTTGATTGGGCAGATATGTTTTTCGTGTTCACTCTTCCCCATTATATGAGGAAGCCTCGGCTATTTCCTGAACTCCTCCTACCTCTCAG GGAGACAATGGAGTCCTACTCATTGGAGATGAATGAACTAGGCAAGGGCCTCGTTAAGTCGATGGAGAAGGCTTTACAAATGGAAACAAACATCATGGCTGAATTGTTTGAAGGCGGGGGACAAGCAATGAGGCTGACTTACTATCCTCCTTGCTCTCAACCCGAGAACGTTATTGGCTTAACACCACATTCAGATGCTGCTGGTTTGACGATCCTCCTTCAACTCAACGAAGTGAACGGGTTACAgattaaaaaagaaaattcatGGGTTCCCATTAAACCTCTACCCGATGCCTTTGTAGTGAACATTGGAGATACTTTGGAG ATAATGAGTAATGGGATTTACCGTAGTGTGGAACACCGAGCAACAATAAACTTAACAAAGGAGAGGCTCTCTGTTGCAACATTTCAGAGCCCTAAACTAGACGCGGATATAGGTCCCATACTTAACAAGATAACACCAGAGAAACCTGCCTTGTTCCGAACAATTGGACATCTGGATTATTTGAAGAAATACGTTTCCGCTAAACTTGAGGGAAAATCATTACTCGAATCCATGAGGATAGGAGAATGTGATAAAGACAATAGGGATACATAA